The Engystomops pustulosus chromosome 4, aEngPut4.maternal, whole genome shotgun sequence genome contains a region encoding:
- the CD74 gene encoding HLA class II histocompatibility antigen gamma chain isoform X1, protein MAEETQNLVQDEMPPESVTTFANIEPRRMSCSRGGIVPALSIFVALLLAGQAVSVYFITQQQGKINELDTTTKQLRLNEMIRKLPGTPPSQKRPKPMMAMSSIALAVDDDGTQQKLLEAAMTSNRMEDAAHYMLLQGNPMRTFPSFNGTILTNLRKLKRTMTFEQWMQFEAWMQNWYLFYLVQNSKAPETPPPPNVETVTGPREPLEGDFLLPVEFGRSGNLVYASTSYSTDSMPRPIDEIPSGAPVLTDCQMRNQIHHLPGAFKPQCDDDGNYKSKQCWRSTGFCWCVYKNGTEVQRTRTRAPLDCSSSKVPDMVETDY, encoded by the exons ATGGCAGAGGAGACCCAGAACCTGGTACAAGACGAGATGCCACCAGAGAGTGTGACTACATTCGCTAACATCGAACCACG TCGGATGTCATGTAGCAGAGGAGGCATTGTGCCGGCCCTCTCCATCTTTGTTGCGCTTCTCCTCGCGGGTCAAGCAGTGTCTGTCTACTTCATCACCCAACAACAGGGCAAGATCAATGAACTGGACACCACCACGAAGCAACTGAGGCTGAATGAAATGATACGGAAGCTGCCTGGTACAC ctccatcccaaaagCGACCCAAGCCGATGATGGCGATGTCCAGTATTGCTCTGGCTGTTGATGATGATGGGACCCAGCAG aaaCTGTTGGAGGCGGCAATGACCAGCAACCGGATGGAAGATGCGGCACATTACATGCTCCTG CAGGGGAACCCTATGAGAACATTCCCTTCATTCAATGGCACCATCCTCACCAACCTGAGAAAGTTGAAGAGGACTATGACCTTTGAGCAGTGGATG CAATTTGAAGCTTGGATGCAGAACTGGTATCTCTTTTACTTAGTGCAGAACTCCAAAGCACCGGAGACTCCTCCACCACCAAATGTGGAAACTGTGACAG GACCCAGAGAACCGCTGGAAGGAGACTTTCTTCTACCTGTTGAGTTTGGAAGAAGCGGAAACTTGGTTTATGCCTCTACCAGTTACTCTACCGACTCAATGCCCAGACCAATCGATGAAATCCCAAGTG gtGCCCCAGTGTTGACCGATTGCCAGATGCGAAACCAAATCCATCATTTGCCTGGTGCCTTCAAGCCTCAATGCGATGATGATGGCAACTACAAATCCAAGCAATGCTGGCGGAGCACAGGATTCTGCTGGTGTGTCTACAAGAATGGAACAGAGGTCCAGAGGACTAGGACTCGGGCTCCTCTTGATTGCAGCA GCAGCAAGGTGCCAGATATGGTTGAGACTGACTACTAG
- the CD74 gene encoding HLA class II histocompatibility antigen gamma chain isoform X3, protein MAEETQNLVQDEMPPESVTTFANIEPRRMSCSRGGIVPALSIFVALLLAGQAVSVYFITQQQGKINELDTTTKQLRLNEMIRKLPGTPPSQKRPKPMMAMSSIALAVDDDGTQQKLLEAAMTSNRMEDAAHYMLLQGNPMRTFPSFNGTILTNLRKLKRTMTFEQWMQFEAWMQNWYLFYLVQNSKAPETPPPPNVETVTGAPVLTDCQMRNQIHHLPGAFKPQCDDDGNYKSKQCWRSTGFCWCVYKNGTEVQRTRTRAPLDCSSSKVPDMVETDY, encoded by the exons ATGGCAGAGGAGACCCAGAACCTGGTACAAGACGAGATGCCACCAGAGAGTGTGACTACATTCGCTAACATCGAACCACG TCGGATGTCATGTAGCAGAGGAGGCATTGTGCCGGCCCTCTCCATCTTTGTTGCGCTTCTCCTCGCGGGTCAAGCAGTGTCTGTCTACTTCATCACCCAACAACAGGGCAAGATCAATGAACTGGACACCACCACGAAGCAACTGAGGCTGAATGAAATGATACGGAAGCTGCCTGGTACAC ctccatcccaaaagCGACCCAAGCCGATGATGGCGATGTCCAGTATTGCTCTGGCTGTTGATGATGATGGGACCCAGCAG aaaCTGTTGGAGGCGGCAATGACCAGCAACCGGATGGAAGATGCGGCACATTACATGCTCCTG CAGGGGAACCCTATGAGAACATTCCCTTCATTCAATGGCACCATCCTCACCAACCTGAGAAAGTTGAAGAGGACTATGACCTTTGAGCAGTGGATG CAATTTGAAGCTTGGATGCAGAACTGGTATCTCTTTTACTTAGTGCAGAACTCCAAAGCACCGGAGACTCCTCCACCACCAAATGTGGAAACTGTGACAG gtGCCCCAGTGTTGACCGATTGCCAGATGCGAAACCAAATCCATCATTTGCCTGGTGCCTTCAAGCCTCAATGCGATGATGATGGCAACTACAAATCCAAGCAATGCTGGCGGAGCACAGGATTCTGCTGGTGTGTCTACAAGAATGGAACAGAGGTCCAGAGGACTAGGACTCGGGCTCCTCTTGATTGCAGCA GCAGCAAGGTGCCAGATATGGTTGAGACTGACTACTAG
- the CD74 gene encoding HLA class II histocompatibility antigen gamma chain isoform X2, with protein MAEETQNLVQDEMPPESVTTFANIEPRRMSCSRGGIVPALSIFVALLLAGQAVSVYFITQQQGKINELDTTTKQLRLNEMIRKLPAPSQKRPKPMMAMSSIALAVDDDGTQQKLLEAAMTSNRMEDAAHYMLLQGNPMRTFPSFNGTILTNLRKLKRTMTFEQWMQFEAWMQNWYLFYLVQNSKAPETPPPPNVETVTGPREPLEGDFLLPVEFGRSGNLVYASTSYSTDSMPRPIDEIPSGAPVLTDCQMRNQIHHLPGAFKPQCDDDGNYKSKQCWRSTGFCWCVYKNGTEVQRTRTRAPLDCSSSKVPDMVETDY; from the exons ATGGCAGAGGAGACCCAGAACCTGGTACAAGACGAGATGCCACCAGAGAGTGTGACTACATTCGCTAACATCGAACCACG TCGGATGTCATGTAGCAGAGGAGGCATTGTGCCGGCCCTCTCCATCTTTGTTGCGCTTCTCCTCGCGGGTCAAGCAGTGTCTGTCTACTTCATCACCCAACAACAGGGCAAGATCAATGAACTGGACACCACCACGAAGCAACTGAGGCTGAATGAAATGATACGGAAGCTGCCTG ctccatcccaaaagCGACCCAAGCCGATGATGGCGATGTCCAGTATTGCTCTGGCTGTTGATGATGATGGGACCCAGCAG aaaCTGTTGGAGGCGGCAATGACCAGCAACCGGATGGAAGATGCGGCACATTACATGCTCCTG CAGGGGAACCCTATGAGAACATTCCCTTCATTCAATGGCACCATCCTCACCAACCTGAGAAAGTTGAAGAGGACTATGACCTTTGAGCAGTGGATG CAATTTGAAGCTTGGATGCAGAACTGGTATCTCTTTTACTTAGTGCAGAACTCCAAAGCACCGGAGACTCCTCCACCACCAAATGTGGAAACTGTGACAG GACCCAGAGAACCGCTGGAAGGAGACTTTCTTCTACCTGTTGAGTTTGGAAGAAGCGGAAACTTGGTTTATGCCTCTACCAGTTACTCTACCGACTCAATGCCCAGACCAATCGATGAAATCCCAAGTG gtGCCCCAGTGTTGACCGATTGCCAGATGCGAAACCAAATCCATCATTTGCCTGGTGCCTTCAAGCCTCAATGCGATGATGATGGCAACTACAAATCCAAGCAATGCTGGCGGAGCACAGGATTCTGCTGGTGTGTCTACAAGAATGGAACAGAGGTCCAGAGGACTAGGACTCGGGCTCCTCTTGATTGCAGCA GCAGCAAGGTGCCAGATATGGTTGAGACTGACTACTAG